One Saccharomyces kudriavzevii IFO 1802 strain IFO1802 genome assembly, chromosome: 4 genomic region harbors:
- the GPD1 gene encoding glycerol-3-phosphate dehydrogenase (NAD(+)) GPD1 (similar to Saccharomyces cerevisiae GPD1 (YDL022W) and GPD2 (YOL059W); ancestral locus Anc_3.169), producing the protein MSAAADRLNLTSGHLNAGRKRSSSSVSLKAIEKPFKVTVIGSGNWGTTIAKVVAENCKGYPEVFAPLVQMWVFEEDINGEKLTEIINTRHQNVKYLPGITLPDNLVANPDLIDSVKDVDIIVFNIPHQFLPRICSQLKGHVNPHVRAISCLKGFEVGAKGVQLLSSYITEELGIQCGALSGANIATEVAQEHWSETTVAYHIPKDFRGEGKDVDHKVLKALFHRPYFHVSVIEDVAGISICGALKNVVALGCGFVEGLGWGNNASAAIQRVGLGEIIRFGQMFFPESREETYYQESAGVADLITTCAGGRNVKVARLMATSGKDAWECEKELLNGQSAQGLITCKEVHEWLETCGSVEDFPLFEAVYQIVYNNYPMKNLPDMIEELDLHED; encoded by the coding sequence ATgtctgctgctgctgataGATTAAACTTAACTTCTGGCCACTTGAATGCTGGTAGAAAGAGAAGTTCctcttctgtttctttgaAGGCTATCGAAAAGCCTTTCAAAGTCACCGTCATTGGTTCCGGTAACTGGGGTACCACCATCGCCAAGGTTGTTGCCGAAAACTGTAAGGGATACCCAGAAGTTTTCGCCCCATTAGTGCAAATGTGGGTGTTCGAAGAAGACATCAATGGTGAAAAACTAACTGAAATCATAAACACAAGACATCAAAATGTCAAGTACTTGCCGGGCATAACCCTGCCCGACAATTTGGTGGCTAACCCAGACCTGATCGATTCCGTCAAGGACGTTGACATCATCGTGTTCAACATTCCACATCAATTTTTGCCCCGTATCTGTAGCCAGTTGAAAGGCCACGTTAACCCTCACGTCAGAGCTATCTCCTGTTTGAAGGGTTTCGAGGTCGGCGCCAAAGGTGTCCAGTTATTATCCTCTTACATCACTGAGGAGCTAGGCATCCAATGTGGTGCTCTATCCGGTGCCAACATTGCCACTGAAGTCGCTCAAGAACACTGGTCCGAAACCACCGTCGCCTACCACATTCCAAAGGATTTCAGAGGCGAAGGCAAGGACGTCGACCACAAGGTCCTGAAGGCCCTGTTCCACAGACCATACTTCCACGTTAGTGTCATCGAAGATGTTGCTGGTATCTCCATCTGTGGTGCTTTGAAGAACGTTGTCGCCTTGGGTTGTGGTTTTGTCGAAGGTCTGGGCTGGGGTAACAATGCCTCTGCCGCCATCCAAAGAGTTGGTTTGGGTGAAATCATCAGATTCGGCCAAATGTTCTTCCCAGAATCTAGAGAAGAAACCTACTACCAAGAATCCGCCGGTGTTGCCGACTTGATCACCACCTGCGCCGGTGGTAGAAACGTCAAGGTTGCTAGATTAATGGCTACTTCTGGTAAGGACGCCTGGGAATGTGAAAAGGAATTGTTGAACGGCCAATCCGCTCAAGGTTTGATTACCTGCAAGGAAGTTCACGAATGGTTAGAAACATGTGGCTCTGTCGAGGATTTCCCATTATTCGAAGCCGTTTACCAAATCGTCTACAACAACTACCCAATGAAGAACCTGCCGGATATGATTGAAGAACTAGATCTACACGAAGATTAG
- the GPM2 gene encoding phosphoglycerate mutase family protein GPM2 (similar to Saccharomyces cerevisiae GPM2 (YDL021W) and GPM3 (YOL056W); ancestral locus Anc_3.172), with the protein MTANTSSNVLTLFLLRHGQSELNHENIFCGWIDAKLTEKGKEQARHSAELIKQYCKTNHLQLPQIGYTSRLIRTQQTIETMCEEFKLEPQLHVVYDFHKIELGSEFSGEKKDTAKIPILQTWRLNERHYGSWQGQRKPNVLKEYGKEKYMFIRRDYEGKPPPVDLNREMIQQENEKGPSTGYEFKEPNRQVKYELECSNHDIVLPDSESLREVVYRLNPFLQNVILKLANQHDESSCLIVGHGSSVRSLLKILEGISDDDIKDVDIPNGIPLVVELDKNNGLKFIRKFYLDPESAKINAEKVRNEGFVKNP; encoded by the coding sequence ATGACTGCCAACACATCATCGAATGTCCTGACATTGTTCTTATTGAGGCATGGACAAAGTGAGTTGAACCACGAGAATATCTTTTGTGGCTGGATTGACGCTAAGTTGACTGAAAAGGGTAAAGAGCAAGCTCGTCATTCAGCCGAGTTGATCAAACAATACTGCAAAACAAATCACTTGCAATTGCCTCAGATTGGCTACACCTCACGTTTGATCAGAACTCAACAAACCATAGAAACAATGTGCGAGGAGTTTAAGTTAGAACCGCAATTACATGTCGTCTACGACTTCCATAAAATCGAACTTGGAAGCGAATTCAGCGGTGAAAAGAAGGATACTGCCAAAATTCCGATTCTTCAAACTTGGAGGTTAAATGAGCGCCATTACGGTTCTTGGCAGGGCCAAAGGAAACCAAACGTATTGAAAGAATATGGTaaggaaaaatatatgTTTATTAGAAGAGACTACGAAGGTAAGCCACCACCAGTGGATCTTAACCGTGAAATGATTCAACAGGAAAACGAGAAGGGCCCCTCTACCGGATACGAATTTAAAGAGCCAAACAGGCAAGTCAAATATGAATTGGAATGCAGCAATCATGACATTGTCCTGCCGGATTCCGAGTCTCTTCGTGAAGTGGTTTATAGACTGAACCCCTTTTTACAGAACGTCATACTAAAATTAGCTAATCAACATGATGAGTCGTCGTGCCTAATAGTGGGGCATGGAAGTTCAGTAAGatctcttttgaagattttggaAGGCATATCGGACGACGACATCAAGGATGTCGATATTCCAAACGGCATTCCATTGGTTGTTGAATTGGATAAGAATAATGGCCTCAAATTTatcagaaaattttatctGGATCCCGAATCCGCGAAGATCAATGCAGAAAAAGTTCGTAATGAAGGTTTCGTAAAAAACCCTTAG
- the MRX9 gene encoding Mrx9p (similar to Saccharomyces cerevisiae YDL027C; ancestral locus Anc_3.164) — protein sequence MFRLPLGLTSWTRAVSNNIPCNSAGIFNRCSLRQLGTSYRALPKHGMEGFQSYKLSLISHKYRSYPLKAVFSPVSSIFKFTSKRTFHSSARAEIKFMFSSRSPKNGDKPLVKIYKVSPFFIIFATASLFTFILTSTIIVIPFVLHFFFPLLIIFIFFKQFKKWQKNIFYKDILSSLPRTELKIAVPTMRSLQLQPMVQSWKDISSRMGIPNEFAKGLNVDLVKQNETRKQFLSFLQKRVLESFTKNEMGVRSYFLGDNVEKWIENSYDLELDIDSCRSELRKFQESIFSSVRYKLYLDSMKNSPLSPSKNLEGKRHIADVYVIILDESFPEIMFNGGGYSKADFFKILQESETANSSKTHNMIIAIKSVNTPLSKHFVITAKGDSGDFFSKYQISNVDGSHTEYTLRG from the coding sequence ATGTTTAGACTGCCATTGGGATTAACCAGTTGGACAAGAGCGGTTTCGAACAACATACCATGCAATAGTGCGGGAATTTTCAATCGGTGTTCGCTAAGACAATTAGGGACATCTTATAGAGCGCTACCGAAACATGGAATGGAGGGATTCCAATCCTATAAGCTGTCTTTAATTTCTCATAAATACCGTTCCTACCCTCTTAAAGCTGTATTCAGTCCAGTAAGCTCGATATTCAAGTTTACGAGTAAAAGAACTTTTCATTCGTCAGCACGTGCAGAAATAAAGTTCATGTTTTCCTCTAGATCACCAAAGAACGGTGACAAGCCGTTAGTGAAGATATACAAAGTTTCCccattttttatcatattTGCAACGGCGAGTCTTTTCACCTTCATCTTAACATCCACAATAATCGTAATTCCCTTCgtccttcatttttttttccctcttcttattatattcattttcttcaaacagttcaaaaaatggcagAAAAACATCTTCTACAAGGATATCTTAAGCTCATTACCAAGAACGGAACTAAAAATAGCTGTACCTACCATGAGGTCATTACAGTTGCAACCAATGGTTCAGAGTTGGAAAGATATCTCCTCCAGAATGGGAATTCCTAATGAATTCGCCAAAGGTCTAAATGTTGATTTAGTCAAACAAAATGAGACCAGAAAGCAGTTTCTAAGCTTCTTGCAAAAAAGAGTATTAGAATCTTTCACCAAGAACGAAATGGGAGTAAGATCATACTTCCTAGGCGATAATGTTGAAAAGTGGATCGAGAATTCTTATGACCTCGAGCTAGATATTGATAGTTGTCGCAGTGAATTAAGAAAGTTCCAAGAATCCATATTCTCCAGTGTTCGGTACAAGTTGTACCTggattcaatgaaaaattcgcCGTTGAGCCCATCAAAAAACCTCGAGGGTAAAAGGCACATCGCAGATGTATATGTCATCATTTTAGATGAATCCTTCCCTGAAATAATGTTCAATGGCGGAGGATATTCGAAAGCCgactttttcaagatattaCAGGAGAGCGAAACAGCCAATAGCAGTAAAACACATAATATGATTATAGCGATCAAGAGTGTTAACACGCCACTATCTAAACACTTCGTTATCACAGCAAAGGGAGATTCAGGCgactttttttcaaagtatcaaatttcaaatgtaGATGGCAGCCACACCGAGTA
- the RTK1 gene encoding putative serine/threonine protein kinase RTK1 (similar to Saccharomyces cerevisiae RTK1 (YDL025C); ancestral locus Anc_3.167) encodes MVKDTPLHSSSSTSLSSLFRPTKLKNLSAKIFNGGGNQSNSKADNILRPSSKSSKKLADSDQEDYINYNKPNYRGSTTGKNVPGNSASSKESSAPTSARKALVDSPSSRPPHSNHNPVRAGHTVPHLPHSIHNPINYIHQSSKDSFHHPHPVRPTAQNKISTVSSAKSDTSPNLSYQAHMHPVEILQKQIEDRHFMDSQASTPGSVDLHHNSSSGSDDTSSKKKKSLRLTRFFKKIHNDYHDNHHHHHHYHNRGSTPTKPNVNSNTNESVVDNNGKTLYETDNPVELLEKYGIPGRKLGEGASGSVSVVERTDGKLFACKMFRKPHLNNEGTNHSQLANYSKKVTTEFCIGSTLHHENIIETLDMLTEGETYLLVMEYAPYDFFNLVMSNLMTQSEVNCYFKQLCHGVNYLHSMGLAHRDLKLDNCVVTKDGILKLIDFGSAVVFQYPYEDTIVKSHGIVGSDPYLAPELLKQTSYDPRVADVWSIAIIFYCMVLKRFPWKAPKKSFNSFRLFTEEPEDEDDIARGPNKILRLLPRDSRKIIGKMLALEPKQRVLMNEVVKDDWLVSVPSCETDPTSGNLVKKPKSHKHHLVTEEELNELTKQYGNKDSN; translated from the coding sequence ATGGTCAAGGACACTCCATTAcattcatcttcatccacTTCACTATCGTCACTATTTAGGCCGACAAAGTTGAAGAATCTATCGGCCAAAATATTCAACGGTGGTGGTAACCAATCAAACTCAAAGGCAGACAATATTTTAAGGCCCTCCTCTAAGTCGTCGAAAAAACTCGCGGATTCCGACCAGGAGGACTACATAAATTATAACAAACCTAATTACCGAGGGTCGACCACGGGCAAGAACGTCCCGGGAAATAGCGCATCGTCAAAGGAGTCATCTGCTCCCACTTCGGCCAGAAAAGCTCTCGTTGACTCTCCTTCATCGAGGCCCCCACACAGTAATCATAATCCTGTACGTGCTGGGCATACCGTACCACACCTACCCCATAGTATTCACAATCCAATAAACTACATTCATCAGAGCTCAAAGGATTCTTTCcatcatcctcatcctGTCCGTCCTACAGCTCAGAATAAAATATCCACAGTTTCCTCGGCCAAATCTGACACATCTCCAAACTTGTCATATCAGGCACATATGCATCCCGTAGAAATACTACAGAAACAAATTGAAGACAGACACTTCATGGACTCTCAAGCGTCCACTCCTGGGTCTGTGGACTTACACCATAATTCATCAAGCGGCAGTGATGACACCTCAtctaaaaagaagaaatctcTGAGATTGAcgagatttttcaaaaaaattcataatGATTATCACGACAAccaccaccatcaccaccactaTCATAATCGTGGATCGACTCCAACGAAACCAAATGTCAATTCAAATACTAACGAAAGTGTGGTAGATAATAACGGCAAAACGCTATACGAAACGGACAATCCAGTAGAATTGTTAGAGAAGTACGGTATACCTGGTAGAAAATTAGGCGAAGGAGCTTCTGGTTCAGTGTCCGTCGTGGAAAGAACCGACGGTAAATTATTTGCTTGCAAAATGTTCAGAAAACCACACTTAAACAATGAAGGAACTAACCACTCTCAATTGGCCAACTATTCTAAGAAGGTTACCACAGAATTTTGTATTGGTTCCACACTTCACcatgaaaatatcattgAAACGTTGGATATGTTAACTGAAGGTGAAACCTATTTATTGGTGATGGAATACGCGCCatatgatttcttcaatctcGTCATGAGTAATCTAATGACACAGTCCGAGGTCAACTGTTACTTCAAGCAGCTGTGCCATGGTGTCAACTATCTCCACTCCATGGGCTTAGCTCACAGGGACTTAAAATTGGACAATTGTGTCGTTACAAAAGACGGAATTTTGAAACTGATTGACTTCGGCAGCGCTGTAGTTTTCCAATACCCATATGAAGACACCATCGTGAAATCTCATGGAATTGTGGGGTCCGATCCTTATCTAGCTCCTGAGCTGTTAAAACAAACATCCTATGATCCAAGAGTAGCAGATGTCTGGTCCATCGCTATTATATTTTATTGTATGGTATTAAAAAGATTTCCTTGGAAGGCTCCGAAAAAAAGCTTTAATTCATTTCGGCTGTTTACCGAGGAACctgaagacgaagatgacATTGCGAGGGGCCCAAATAAGATATTAAGGCTACTACCAAGAGATTCGCGGAAAATAATAGGCAAGATGCTTGCTTTGGAGCCGAAACAAAGAGTGTTAATGAACGAAGTGGTGAAGGACGATTGGCTCGTATCCGTTCCCTCCTGCGAAACTGACCCTACATCTGGCAACTTGGTtaagaaaccaaaaagcCATAAGCATCACTTGGTAACAGAAGAGGAGTTAAATGAACTAACCAAGCAATACGGAAACAAAGATTCAAACTAA
- the RPN4 gene encoding stress-regulated transcription factor RPN4 (similar to Saccharomyces cerevisiae RPN4 (YDL020C); ancestral locus Anc_3.173), whose translation MASTELSLKRTLTDILEDELYHTSPAHNQFPGHYQNYHPNSSITPYKLVNNSKESNGFTWNHSYQQQNESSAPSIPPQQTYHFPIFNKYADPTLTTTTSFTSGEATTNDRQINNVHLIPNEAKTAAETPLQKTVNLKNVMKVSDPYVPTRNIFNYDVKISNDFFDNGDNLYGNDEEVLFYEDNYNPKMQWSLQDNSAAINNEDARAIFNNEFDSDDDDISDDEEDEIEEEEGLQQQQQQQQETLLPLDDVPTSIFCTDQKMGRTKSTGHLFNEYSYVDSNIDGMTTVMSENVLDKQGHGNDEEEEENEEEDNDLDEDDIYDISLLKNRRKQSFVLNKNTIDFERFSSPSTSTSIPSNATKRKLTKSSTNRSAINSNNENSIVERIKKPTSIVSNSNTNRRKLINYTKKHLSSHSSPSNSNSKSTTTSSSSAHASSSDGTSEIFSCQIMNLITNEPCGAQFSRSYDLTRHQNTIHAKRKIVFRCSECIKILGSEGYQKTFSRLDALTRHIKSKHEDLSLEQRQEVTKFAKANIGYVMG comes from the coding sequence ATGGCTTCTACCGAACTGAGCCTGAAAAGGACTTTAACAGATATTCTGGAAGACGAGCTGTACCATACTAGTCCGGCACATAATCAATTTCCGGGTCACTATCAAAACTATCATCCAAATTCCAGCATCACTCCATACAAATTGGTGAACAACAGCAAGGAAAGTAATGGCTTTACGTGGAATCATTCGTACCAACAGCAGAACGAGTCTAGTGCACCTTCTATACCTCCACAACAAACTTACCATTTTCCAATCTTCAACAAATATGCAGATCCCACTTTGACTACCACTACTTCATTCACAAGTGGCGAGGCAACGACAAACGATAGACAGATCAATAACGTGCATCTCATACCGAATGAAGCGAAAACCGCCGCCGAAACTCCACTGCAAAAGACTGTTAACCTAAAGAACGTAATGAAAGTATCAGATCCCTATGTGCCGACAAGAAATATATTCAATTACGATGTCAAGATTTCTAACGATTTTTTCGACAATGGGGATAATCTGTATGGCAACGACGAAGAAGTGCTCTTCTATGAAGATAACTATAATCCAAAGATGCAGTGGTCTCTTCAGGACAATAGCGCCGcaataaataatgaagacgCAAGAGCCATCTTTAACAATGAGTTTGActctgatgatgatgatattagtgatgatgaagaagatgaaatcgaagaggaagaaggtttgcaacaacaacagcaacaacaacaggaAACTCTACTACCTTTAGATGATGTGCCGACGTCGATATTTTGCACCGACCAGAAAATGGGTCGCACTAAAAGCACTGGTCATTTATTCAATGAATACAGTTACGTGGACTCTAATATAGATGGCATGACCACTGTTATGTCTGAAAATGTGCTAGATAAACAGGGACATGGGAACGAcgaggaggaggaggaaaaCGAGGAGGAAGACAATGAtcttgatgaagacgatatatatgatatttcccttttgaagaacagaagaaaacaaagttttGTCCTCAACAAGAATAccattgattttgaaagattttcaTCTCCATCAACCTCGACAAGTATACCGTCTAATGCCACCAAAAGGAAGCTAACAAAGTCGTCCACTAATCGTAGCGCCATCAACAGCAATAACGAAAACAGTATAGTggaaagaatcaaaaaaccGACTTCAATTGTATCGAATTCTAACACTAATAGGCGGAAGTTAATCAACTATACCAAGAAACATCTATCTTCACATTCTTCACCGTCCAATTCGAACTCAAAATCCACAACgacatcatcatcatcggcACACGCTTCATCTTCTGATGGTACTAGCGAAATATTCTCCTGTCAGATCATGAATCTCATCACTAATGAACCATGCGGTGCCCAATTTTCAAGATCCTATGATTTAACAAGGCATCAAAATACTATTCAtgccaaaagaaagatcGTCTTCCGTTGCTCTGAATGTATAAAAATTCTTGGTTCCGAAGGTTACCAGAAAACATTCTCGAGGTTGGATGCTTTAACAAGGCATATAAAATCAAAGCATGAAGATTTATCACTAGAACAACGTCAGGAAGTTACTAAATTTGCAAAGGCTAATATTGGTTATGTTATGGGTTAG